In one Cryptococcus deuterogattii R265 chromosome 9, complete sequence genomic region, the following are encoded:
- a CDS encoding PAB-dependent poly(A)-specific ribonuclease subunit PAN2, with translation MNYNPLHLLPLPPTALDPKPIPTSLTLDPFSDVLWVGTSSGIVSALCSPLTLTRNVHFPAHGCKAGGGGFSQQGVSAVREVRVTDRDVWTLTEGGIGGRKRGGAPKWTVSDVTRSLRTMSPNPTNSHELITGGAGSLLLANTARGEVVRSIENSSPVVKLAPLHRTVLAAGLSGQVTVLDPRTGFKAAQNISSVQAHTGGLSGADVQGNIVATWGWTHMQGHPLPDPLIRLYDVRALRPLPPISFPSGPAFALLHPSSSSHIVVSSQQGMLQTIDMSLGPSATVFQQLDVSSYVTSMALSSRGDYLAFGDADGQLHVWTTNETGEKAALDENGSIVLPPFNGYEGVKPEWPDQVDPLPTIAWEDNTPLNLVGMPYYNEALLSQFPSECYATPTSPLFNPPVTIPQPVLSSMKMVDFVGYAPNPKELRGKRYVLRAAPGAENRARGKGRRDSGPRFRSEKDKKGTYKDKEDIEEELNDGEIPKYYRKVEIKYSKFGIEDFDFEFYNRTNYSGLETDILNSYTNSLLQALHYTLPLRAVATAHICVDCKKEHCLLCEAGFLFRMLEDAKGRNCQASNFSRAFSATSQAYALGLMDENTNSKSTAPYGSLIQNFNRWLLSTFSTESIVDGETFHLRPLPQNASGLNGLSMNDGPSAIDQVLGVNIKTTNTCRYCGFVSSRDSTLHVVDLVYPKKTNSRLSFSDILRSSLIRDSTTKAICSSCKAFAPLDSRRGLSPSSRNPLPPVLSVNAMVTNSDVYGFWKDKKDAKKDGVRRFLPKRVTIRDAGKLENDHEEEVKYSIRSMVVQIQESPDAVAHLVSFVKMPLKDGSSTWVMFNDFLVRPVSEDEVLSFPDQWKVPAVIILERENTEELLNLEVLPKELDSEILFKDVSIAWNRKQNMIKHKILQRDEMPKRGTLVAIDAEFVALQQEEMEFRSDGTKNILRPSHMSLARVSVLRGEGEMEGTPFIDDYIHTSEAVVDYLTEFSGIEAGDLDPNNSPHTLVPLKVAYKKLRLLVDLGCIFVGHGLSKDFRTINIFVPPEQVMDTVLIYTLPGSQRKLSLRFLAWYLLHQDIQTNSHDSIEDAHFALLLCKLWMDYSSESEEAFEMVMEDIFAEGKKLAFKPPNSAGNTMAEQQLSPRSFTPLSSDQTVAHAVVKSGMATPPPPTKLGLPQWASQNSPSPLRR, from the exons ATGAACTATAAccccctccatctcctgcCCCTTCCTCCGACAGCCCTCGATCCCAAACCCATTCCTACATCCCTCACTCTCGATCCCTTTTCCGACGTCCTCTGGGTCGGCACATCCTCTGGAATCGTTTCTGCACTATGCTCTCCTCTGACTCTGACTAGGAATGTACACTTTCCTGCCCATGGATGCAAGGCTGGTGGCGGAGGGTTTAGCCAGCAAGGTGTGAGTGCCGTGCGGGAAGTGAGAGTAACAGACAGAGATGTTTGGACTTTAACGGAAGGTGGTATCGGAGGAcgaaagagaggaggggCACCCAAGTGGACAGTTAG TGATGTGACGCGCTCTCTCCGAACGATGTCTCCGAACCCCACCAACTCTCACGAACTCATCACTGGAGGTGCCGGCTCACTCCTTCTCGCCAACACTGCCCGGGGTGAAGTGGTGAGGAGCATAGAGAACTCTAGCCCTGTAGTCAAACTTGCACCACTACATCGGACCGTCTTGGCCGCGGGCTTGTCTGGTCAGGTAACCGTGCTTGACCCCAGAACAGGCTTCAAAGCCGCGCAGAATATAAGTTCAGTACAGGCCCACACTGGTGGATTGAGTGGAGCGGATGTTCAAGGGAATATTGTCGCCACTTGGGGCTGGACACACAT GCAAGGGCATCCGCTACCCGACCCTCTGATTCGCCTGTACGACGTCCGAGCTCTGCGACCTCTTCCCCCTatctccttcccatccGGCCCGGCATTCGCCTTGCtacatccttcttcctcctcgcaTATTGTTGTTTCCTCACAGCAAGGCATGCTTCAAACGATTGACATGTCGCTCGGTCCATCCGCTACCGTCTTTCAACAACTTGATGTCAGCTCGTACGTTACCTCCATGGCGCTTAGTTCTCGTGGGGACTATCTTGCATTTGGCGATGCAGACGGGCAATTGCACGTCTGGACCACGAATGAGACTGGAGAGAAAGCAGCACTTGATGAGAATGGGTCAATTGTCTTACCCCCTTTCAATGGGTATGAAGGGGTTAAACCTGAATGGCCCGACCAGGTCGATCCGTTACCTACAATTGCATGGGAAGACAACACCCCTTTGAACCTTGTGGGAATGCCATACTATAATGAAGCATTACTTTCACAATTTCCATCAGAATGCTATGCTACGCCCACTTCTCCCTTATTCAATCCCCCCGTCACCATTCCTCAACCTGTCCTCTCGTCTATGAAGATGGTAGACTTCGTGGGCTACGCACCGAATCCCAAAGAGTTGAGAGGTAAACGATACGTCTTACGTGCTGCTCCTGGTGCAGAAAATCGAGctagaggaaaagggagaagagatagcGGACCCAGGTTCAGAAGcgagaaggataaaaaggGAACGTacaaagacaaagaggaTATAGAGGAGGAGCTTAACGACGGTGAGATCCCGAAATATTATAGAAAGGTGGAGATCAAATATTCCAAATTTGGAATCGAGGATTTCGACTTTGA ATTTTATAACCGCACAAACTACTCTGGATTGGAAACAGATATTCTCAATTCGTACACCAATTCTCTCCTCCAAGCTCTTCACTACACACTTCCACTACGAGCCGTTGCTACTGCTCACATCTGTGTTGACTGTAAAAAGGAACACTGTCTTTTGTGCGAGGCGGGCTTCTTATTCAGAATGCTAGAAGACGCGAAAGGAAGGAATTGTCAGGCAAGCAACTTTTCAAGAGCTTTCAGCGCCACCAGCCAAGCCTATGCTCTAGGCTTAATGGACGAGAATACCAACAGCAAATCGACCGCACCATACGGTTCTCTAATACAAAACTTCAACCGATGGCTCCTATCCACGTTTAGTACCGAATCCATTGTCGACGGTGAAACCTTCCAccttcgccctcttccGCAGAATGCTTCTGGACTGAATGGGCTGTCAATGAATGATGGGCCTTCTGCAATCGACCAAGTACTAGGTGTCAATATTAAAACCACCAATACCTGCAGGTATTGCGGATTTGTTTCATCAAGAGATTCAACATTGCATGTTGTTGACTTGGTATATCCGAAGAAAACA AATTCTCGACTGTCGTTCTCGGACATCCTGCGCTCCTCTCTCATTCGAGATTCAACCACTAAGGCCATCTGCTCCTCATGTAAAGCCTTTGCCCCCCTTGATTCTCGCCGTGGCCTTTCGCCCTCCTCTAgaaatcctcttccaccagTGCTTTCAGTTAACGCGATGGTGACCAACTCTGACGTATACGGCTTCTGGAAAGATAAGAAAGATGCGAAAAAAGATGGCGTGAGGAGATTCTTACCGAAGAGGGTAACAATTAGAGATGCAGGAAAGCTCGAGAATGAccatgaggaagaggtcaagTATTCTATTCGA TCGATGGTGGTACAAATACAAGAATCGCCCGACGCCGTAGCTCACCTTGTATCATTCGTCAAAA TGCCATTGAAAGACGGCTCTTCGACATGGGTAATGTTCAACGATTTCCTCGTCCGACCTGTCTCAGAGGACGAagttctttctttccccgACCAATGGAAGGTGCCAGCTGTGATCATCCTCGAAAGGGAGAACACGGAAGAGTTGCTGAATTTAGAAGTGCTGCCCAAGGAGCTTGACAGTGAGATATTATTCAAAGATGTGTCTATCGCTTG GAACCGCAAGCAAAACATGATTAAACACAAGATATTGCAACGGGACGAAATGCCAAAAAGAGGGACCCTCGTTGCTATCGACGCCGAATTTGTGGCTCTCCAGCAA gaagaaatggagtTCCGATCGGATGGTACCAAGAATATCCTTCGACCGTCACATATGTCTTTGGCGCGGGTATCCGTTTTgcgaggagaaggtgaaatggaagggaCGCCGTTTATTGACGATTATATTCACACGAGTGAGGCCGTGGTGGACTACCTTACCGAGTTCAGTGGTATCGAGG CTGGAGATTTGGACCCGAACAACTCGCCGCATACTCTTGTACCTCTCAAGGTTGCATACAAAAAGTTAAGATTGC TGGTGGATCTCGGCTGCATCTTTGTCGGTCACGGATTATCGAAGGATTTTAGAACTATTA ACATCTTTGTCCCACCTGAACAAGTCATGGACACTGTCCTGATCTACACCTTGCCAGGAAGTCAACGTAAACTCTCTCTTCGATTCCTTGCATGGTATCTCCTACATCAAGACATTCAGACAAACTCTCATGATTCTATCGAAGACGCACATTTCGCTCTGCTACTTTGCAAACTGTGGATGGATTACTCCTCggaaagtgaagaggcTTTTGagatggtgatggaggaTATCTTTGCTGAAGGGAAAAAGTTGGCCTTCAAACCGCCAAATAGTGCTGGAAACACAATGGCCGAACAACAGTTATCGCCGCGTAGTTTTACTCCATTATCAAGTGATCAGACGGTGGCACATGCTGTGGTGAAGTCGGGAATGGCAACTCCCCCGCCTCCTACAAAACTAGGGTTGCCGCAGTGGGCATCTCAAAACAGTCCCAGCCCACTAAGGCGGTAG